The following coding sequences are from one Capsicum annuum cultivar UCD-10X-F1 chromosome 3, UCD10Xv1.1, whole genome shotgun sequence window:
- the LOC107864258 gene encoding putative disease resistance protein RGA3 yields MAEILYNLAAEILKSLGSLAAEEVGSIYGLADELHKFSTTVSSIQAVLIDAEEQQGSSNQLKDSIARLKKVFFEADDLLDDVATEVEHRKLFNKVGIFFSKSNPVIFNRKISYRLKAIRRDLDVIAKDRASLNLVERRQQPLLREPYSFQLNLDRETYSSEPDGEVIGRNDDKKKIVDFLLDSEFEENVVVISIIGPGGLGKTTLAQCVYNDEIIKKNFDKALWVCVSDVFEVKMIAEKIIESGGGKKDNYLQLDAVQKELRKMLEGKYLLVLDDVWNEDPLRWSNLKNMLTGGAKGSKILVTTRSDMVAEVSGSVHKHKLGDLSEEEAWKLFEKIAFECNKEHDNSNLVEIGKEIVKKCGGVPLAIRLVGSLLRVKRTEDEWMYFRNQDLSNITQGGNDLTAILRLSYHYLPRHLKICFAYCSLFPKDSEIQRFDLVDMWIAQGFIQSSNSNRDNVEDVANSYFVDLLRRSFFQESFMQFHKMHDLIHDLAKEVADSEFFSIVKAEDTKIVPDQTLHASFLFKIDGSLTFPNSFYRKHMKLRTFIYLNDSPGSVMSNLNLARMISSFSRLRVLHLGQLDIVFLPQSLGGLKHLRYLSISSNSIVTLPNTITKLHNLQILKLFSCSILQNLPRDIWRLVSLRRLACQWCDSITHIPPGIFQLTSLMHLEFHHCTALKDMPPGIGQLTSLRTLPSFIVGKESCISGQASDRLNELNGLVDLRNSLSIKFMGRIRAIGERTPTGVVKRMKHLRQLSVEFEYGNHGDVSDLMMLETLQPHQNIKGLGIKNYSGSRFPSWLMDENLGFLLPKLVHLCIEDCHKIQNLPQLWKLPFLQSLALRNLNGLYGYDDKFMQPSKTPTDERYYFSSLKQLELQRISEKTLKQILCPPPHHPSPLRNLKKLTLVSVERLATMPEDVFKNLTSLQSLSIRSCGDLVYLSTCLIHLTSLETLSIAFCPDLDLSNEEGMQFQVPGNLSTLTLFGLDKLMSLPLWLRHFLASLKSIDIMSCAKFTTIPEWIGDLIALNRLAIIGSPMLTSLPEGMRSLTALQRLNISWCSSILKQRCKKEVGEDWPKIAHIPSVDIGGYY; encoded by the exons ATGGCTGAAATTCTGTACAATCTTGCTGCTGAAATCTTGAAAAGTTTGGGTTCTCTTGCTGCTGAAGAAGTAGGATCTATTTACGGACTAGCCGATGAGCTTCACAAGTTTTCTACTACAGTTTCTTCCATCCAAGCCGTACTCATTGATGCGGAGGAGCAACAAGGGAGTAGCAACCAGTTGAAGGACTCGATAGCCAGGCTTAAGAAAGTGTTCTTTGAAGCTGATGATCTCTTGGATGATGTCGCCACTGAAGTTGAGCATCGAAAATTGTTCAATAAGGTAGGAATcttcttctcaaaatcaaatCCAGTGATTTTTAATCGTAAGATAAGTTATCGTCTCAAGGCCATTCGGAGAGACCTAGATGTAATCGCAAAAGATAGGGCCTCCTTAAACCTAGTTGAAAGGAGGCAGCAACCTTTGCTTCGAGAGCCTTACTCATTCCAATTGAATTTGGATAGAGAGACTTATTCATCTGAGCCTGACGGAGAAGTGATTGGAAGGAATGatgataaaaagaaaattgtggattttcttttggatTCTGAGTTTGAAGAGAATGTTGTGGTCATATCAATTATCGGTCCTGGGGGGCTAGGAAAGACCACTCTCGCACAATGTGTGTACAATGATGAAATTATCAAAAAGAACTTCGACAAAGCATTGTGGGTTTGTGTTTCGGACGTATTTGAAGTGAAAATGATTGCAGAAAAAATCATTGAATCTGGGGGAGGGAAGAAGGATAATTACCTTCAACTAGATGCAGTGCAAAAAGAGCTTCGGAAAATGCTTGAAGGGAAGTATTTGCTAGTGCTCGATGATGTGTGGAACGAAGATCCCTTGAGATGGTCGAACCTGAAGAATATGTTGACCGGTGGAGCCAAGGGAAGTAAGATTTTAGTGACTACTCGTTCAGACATGGTGGCAGAAGTTTCAGGAAGTGTTCATAAACATAAATTAGGAGACCTTTCAGAGGAAGAAGCATGGAAATTGTTTGAAAAAATTGCATTTGAATGTAACAAAGAGCACGATAATTCAAATTTGGTGGAAATAGGAAAGGAAATTGTGAAAAAGTGTGGAGGAGTTCCTCTTGCAATAAGGTTAGTAGGAAGCCTACTGCGCGTCAAAAGAACAGAGGATGAGTGGATGTATTTCAGGAATCAAGATTTGTCAAATATCACACAAGGAGGAAATGATCTAACGGCCATTTTGAGATTGAGCTATCATTACCTTCCTCGGCATTTAAAGATATGCTTCGCATATTGTTCCCTCTTTCCCAAGGATTCCGAAATTCAAAGATTTGATTTGGTTGATATGTGGATTGCGCAAGGCTTTATTCAATCAAGTAATAGCAACAGAGATAATGTAGAGGATGTAGCAAATTCATATTTCGTGGATTTGTTAAGAAGGTCATTCTTTCAAGAATCGTTTATGCAATTTCACAAAATGCACGATCTTATTCATGATCTCGCAAAAGAAGTTGCAGATAGCGAGTTCTTCAGTATCGTTAAAGCAGAAGATACCAAGATTGTCCCTGATCAAACTCTCCATGCTTCTTTTTTATTCAAGATTGATGGTTCATTGACATTTCCCAATTCATTCTATAGGAAGCATATGAAGTTGCGTACATTTATTTACCTAAATGATTCTCCAGGCAGTGTCATGAGCAATTTAAATTTAGCGAGAATGATTTCAAGTTTTTCACGCTTGCGCGTCCTACATCTAGGTCAGCTGGATATAGTGTTTCTACCTCAATCTTTAGGTGGACTGAAGCATCTAAGATATCTCTCTATTTCTTCTAACAGTATTGTTACtttaccaaataccataacaaaATTGCATAATCTACAAATTCTAAAGTTGTTTAGTTGCAGTATACTCCAAAATTTGCCGAGAGATATTTGGAGATTGGTGAGCCTTCGACGTTTGGCATGTCAATGGTGCGACTCAATAACCCATATTCCCCCAGGAATTTTCCAGTTGACAAGTCTCATGCATTTGGAATTTCATCATTGCACAGCCCTGAAAGATATGCCACCTGGAATTGGTCAACTGACGTCTCTACGGACGTTGCCAAGTTTTATCGTAGGCAAAGAAAGTTGCATATCTGGTCAGGCAAGTGACAGGTTGAACGAACTAAATGGCCTTGTTGATCTCAGAAATAGCTTAAGCATTAAATTCATGGGACGTATCCGTGCAATTGGAGAAAGAACACCAACAGGTGTAGTGAAAAGGATGAAGCATCTTCGACAGCTGAGTGTAGAGTTTGAATATGGAAATCATGGGGATGTATCTGATCTGATGATGTTGGAAACCCTGCAGCCTCACCAAAACATTAAAGGATTGGGAATAAAAAATTACAGTGGGTCAAGGTTTCCAAGTTGGTTGATGGATGAGAATCTTGGCTTTTTGTTGCCCAAGCTTGTTCATCTATGTATAGAAGATTGccataaaatccaaaatcttccACAGCTATGGAAACTGCCTTTTCTCCAAAGTCTTGCACTACGGAATCTCAATGGACTCTATGGTTATGATGATAAATTCATGCAACCATCAAAGACTCCTACAGATGAACGCTACTACTTCTCTTCCCTAAAACAACTTGAACTGCAAAGAATAAGTGAGAAGACATTGAAGCAAATTCTTTGCCCACCTCCTCATCATCCTTCTCCTCTTCGCAACTTGAAAAAGTTGACTCTAGTTTCTGTTGAAAGGCTAGCAACTATGCCAGAGGATGTGTTCAAGAATCTCACGTCGCTCCAATCTTTGTCTATCCGAAGTTGCGGAGATCTGGTCTATCTATCCACATGTCTAATTCATCTCACTTCTCTGGAGACTTTATCTATAGCATTTTGCCCTGATCTCGACTTGTCCAATGAAGAGGGAATGCAATTTCAAGTCCCGGGGAACTTATCAACTCTCACTCTTTTCGGGCTTGACAAGTTAATGTCGCTTCCACTATGGCTCCGACATTTCTTAGCTTCTTTGAAATCAATAGACATTATGTCATGTGCTAAATTCACAACAATTCCGGAATGGATAGGCGACCTCATTGCCCTTAATCGGTTGGCGATTATTGGTTCTCCTATGTTGACATCCTTGCCAGAAGGCATGAGATCTCTCACTGCATTGCAAAGACTAAATATTTCATGGTGTTCATCAATCCTGAAGCAAAGATGCAAGAAGGAAGTAGGAGAGGACTGGCCTAAGATTGCTCACATCCCATCTGTTGACATAGGAG GCTATTATTGA
- the LOC107865584 gene encoding uncharacterized mitochondrial protein AtMg00810-like, with protein sequence MRSENEPTLYVKKEGNDFIIVRLYVDDIIYTNSSEFLMDNFKSQMMNEFEMLNMELFHYFLGLEVHQIEDGIFLAQRKYGRDLLNEFGMLNCMPVATPMNINEKLQQVNEEEELADARRFRSLVGGLIYLTYTRPDIAFSVGVVSRFMQQPPKVHYDAAKKILYTDSNYGSSLNDRRSV encoded by the exons ATGAGAAGTGAGAATGAACCTACCTTGTATGTAAAGAAGGAAGGTAATGATTTCATCATTGTACGCCTTTATGTTGACGATATCATTTACACTAACTCTTCTGAGTTTCTTATGGATAATTTTAAGTCTCAAATGATGAATGAATTTGAGATGTTGAATATGGAGTTATTTCATTACTTTCTGGGCCTTGAAGTCCATCAAATTGAAGATGGAATATTTCTTGCACAAAGGAAATATGGCAGAGACCTTCTCAATGAATTTGGCATGCTTAATTGCATGCCTGTGGCTACACCAatgaatataaatgaaaaattgcAGCAGgtgaatgaagaagaagagttggCAGATGCAAGGAGGTTCAGAAGTTTGGTTGGAGGTCTAATATATTTGACGTACACTAGACCCGATATTGCATTTTCTGTCGGTGTTGTTTCCAGATTTATGCAGCAACCTCCAAAGGTACATTATGACGCAGCAAAGAAAATCTT GTACACAGATAGCAATTATGGAAGTTCGTTGAATGATAGACGAAGTGTTTAA
- the LOC124896991 gene encoding uncharacterized mitochondrial protein AtMg00810-like: protein KNAFLNGDLHEEVYMTPPPGIDHQPGEVCRLRKALYGLKQAPRAWFEKFSTVITSLGFVPSNHDSALFVRCTSAGRILLSLYVDDMIITGDDHSGIELLKHDLAHRFAMKDLGLLRYFLGIEVAQSKKGYLLSQTKYISDLFTRARLSDNRTVDTPLETNARYSPSDGVPLSDPSLYRTIVGSLVYLTVTRPDIAHAVHVVSQFVTAPTSVHWGAVLRILRYLRGTQFQNLLFPSTSSLELRAYSDADWDGDRNDRKSTTGFCVFLGDSLISWKSKKQDVVSRSSTEAEYRAMAVTTCEIIWLRWLLADMGVHISMPTPLHCDNKSAVQIAKNSVFHERTKHI, encoded by the coding sequence aagaatgcttttctgaatggtgatctccacgaggaagtttatatgactcctcccccaggtattgaccaccagccaggtgaagtttgtcggcttcgaaaagctttatacggtctcaaacaagcccctcgtgcttggtttgagaaattctccactgttattacttcccttggatttgtcccgagtaaccatgattcagcattatttgttagatgtacaagtgcagggcgaattctattgtccttatatgtagatgatatgattattactggtgatgatcatagtggtattgagttattgaagcatgatttggctcatcgatttgcaatgaaggacttgggcttgctgcgttattttctgggtattgaggtggctcagtctaagaaagggtatcttctttctcagactaagtatatatctgacttgtttacacgggcgcgtctttctgacaacaggactgtagatactccccttgaaaccaatgcacgttactctcctagtgatggtgttccattatcagatccgagtctttatcggactattgtgggtagtttggtttatcttacggttactcgtccagatatagcacatgcagttcatgttgttagccagtttgttactgctcctacttctgttcactggggagctgtacttcgtattctaaggtatcttcgtggcactcagtttcagaatctcttgtttccctcgacgtcatctctcgagttgcgagcctatagtgatgctgattgggatggagatcgcaatgatcgtaaatccaccactggtttttgtgtgtttcttggagactctttaatctcgtggaagagcaagaaacaagatgttgtctctagatcttccacggaggctgagtatcgtgctatggctgtgactacatgtgagattatttggttacgttggcttcttgcagatatgggggttcacatttctatgcctactcccctgcattgtgataacaaaagtgcggtacaaattgcaaagaattctgtcttccatgagcgtacgaagcacatt